Genomic window (Daucus carota subsp. sativus chromosome 5, DH1 v3.0, whole genome shotgun sequence):
GGAACCTGTTAAACCAACACGTTTCCCACAACTGCAACACCTATTTGGTCCCACTTTAACTTTCACCTCTGAATCCTGGTTTGAGGATGATGAGTCACCCGGTGCTACAGTAGTGGATTTTTTTGATTCCGAATCTCCCGCTTGCAAATTAATGCTGTCACCAACTGCAGGTTCCCTGTGGGTACTGCCAGATCCACCTTGCACAATATTCACAATAGATGTTGCTGTGAGTTTTTCAAGATTGTGTTTCAGTATCATGTCTTTGTAGCACTTGGAGCACATGTTCATAGTCTCTGCAGTGCCAAAAAAGCCACAGTTGTTGACACAAAGAATGGGTTCTTCTGGAGATTGGGAGCCTTTCTCCTTTGACGCCTCCATCTATTCAACTACCCTCAATATGGGATAATCACATAATCTATCCTGAATACTATAAAAACAAGACTTGGAAACACAAATCACAGCCTCAAAATCAAAAGGGATACAAATGATTCCTATGTTTGCACAAACTATAAATGAAAagtacaaatataaaaaaatattaattaaacaaaatgaaaaataacacaaaaatcataaacatatgAGATAAATTCGAAGATAAATACATAAAAGCATGTTTTGCGCAAAAGTCAAAACtactattattttgaaatagagagagtataaaaatatttgttgaatTGAAATACAAATTTCACAGCCTAAAAATCAAGAGTGGCACAAATGAATCCTTGcacaaaatataaatgaaaggtacaagtataaataaatataaattaaaaataacagaaATATGTGACTGGATCAAATTACTCCGGTGTATCCCATCTTGAGTTCATTTAATactattattgaaaaataagtttaaagTAAAACTCATTTTATCCAACACAAAACCAAACATTAATGAAGATCTATCACATTAAAagagtatttatgaaatagtgATACAATTGGAgtatatgaaattataattatttttaattagccaAAGAGATGTTTTATAAAATACTATTTCaatttaataactaaaatatatttattttatatttgttctaagttattaattatcgataaaaaatattgatataattaataaggtctatatcttaacttttttttaatatttcatgtaaattttcataaactaatcttaatataattaatgaacaaatgattataaatttaatctCATATAATGTACTATATCATCTATCGTTAGTCTCTTTACTTTTTTACGtatttttaagagttttgactgcacacttataaatatttgtttaaaaattttctttttatgaataaaaatatgacataatatatttattcacaaaaagataatttaaaaaataataaatttaatcatGCGTACAAAActcttaaaatacgtgcaaaaatgTCAAGAGATTAACATATTCTAACATACTCCCTCTCTTATGATATATTAGTCTCTTGACTTTTTTTCACGTATTTTTAAGAATATTGAccgaatatttgtaaatattatttttaaaaatttatttttgtgaataaaaatatgatactgATATTTTTATtcccaaaaaaaatttcaaaaataatatttataagtgtATGATCAAATCTCATAAAAGTATGTGAGAAAAAAGTCAAGCAACAATTATATAGAGGACGAGGAGTACTTcatttctaaaataaattattgaaatataattaaaatcacataaaaaatATGTTCCCATCCTGGATAAAGATGAGGTATATACAAACCataatatctatactatactataaaaagccaacataggtataatttgtagtcgtacaaaattttggtttggtactttcctctaaaactaaaagtctacaagtagatatctattaaatagtttcatatactaaaaacactccttatgtatattaatatctttttaaatattataaaacaaaattttggtttggtactctcctctaaaactaaaagtctacaagtagatatctattaaacagtttcatatactaaaaacactccttatgtatattaatatctttttaaatataatttataattagttaaaaaaaaggtcaaactactgttaataatatatattaatattaaaaattacttatagataaacgtataactaattataaatatacaattttgaatatcttttgtctaaaatacatataaataattaaagacgctactttttaattataacgtattctactcgaaatttaacacttacgtattctatttcattacaaacacgagtcattacgtaacatatgaagatatatgaaataggaaaaatttgatttaaattgaataataaactgtcgcatattaatataaaaaatatttatagatagataataaattgtgaaagctaaatttccgttagaagatataacgagttggttaatataatttaactaaaatccaattcattaatattaaaatactaataaaatggtgttaaagaattaaattataatcaataaattacgaatcatatacccgcccgtgctttgcacggggttaaaggctagtaatctatactatactataatataataagccaacataggtttaatttgtagtcgtataaaattttggtttggtcatctccttTATAATTACAAGTCGGTCACATgtagacttctcttactcttagaatattaaagagttttataccgttcaaattacaaacaatgtaatacaagataaaaaactccaccattatttttttaaatataatttatatattatttatatactatattataataaaccgatattggtataattcgtagtcgtccgaaaaatgtaatcagttggtaaatataatctggttaaaatctgattcattaatactaaaatactaataaaatgatgttaaaatttaaattataattaataaatcacaaattttatatccgcccgtgcttcgcacgggttaaaggctagtattaaGATAATACACTAGCATCATGCTATAATAGTATAAACAAAAGACAAAATAAACATTAAAGTAAAATTATAAGAATGTCCAACAATCTACCTGAACAAAAACACTAAATCCTATTACAGAGAAATCTTAGTGCCATCATTGATCATACTAATCATTTCACAAGGAGAATGCTGTGACAGAGAAAAAAAGATCCTACTTTGTTACTGAACTCTGGGGACGGCCATTGCATCTGGCTCCTAGATCTTGTCAAGCTTTTCTTTTTACCACCCGGTTGGCTTTCCTGATAGCATCCTTTCCCGCTGAAGCCTGATAATCAAATGAGCACTCATGCTTGTCAGGGTAGCGATGATCTGCACAGTACAAGTTTCCACACCTTCAACTAAAACGTGTTAAACCAACATGTTTCCGACAACTGCAGCAACTATTTGGTCCCACTTTAACTTTCACCTCTGAATCCTGGTTTGAGGATGATGAGTCAACCGGTGCTAAAGTGGTGAAAAATTTTGACTGCACATCTCCGGCTTGCAAATTAATGGTGTCACCAGCTGCAGGTTCCTTGTGGGTACTGCCAGAGCCACCTTGCACAATATTTTCAGTAGATGTTGATGCGAGTTTTTTAAGTCCGTGTTTGAGTATCATGTCTTTGTAGCACTTGGAGCACATGTTCATAGTCTCTGCAGTGCCAAAAAACCCACAGTTGTTGACAGAAAGAATGGGTTTTTCTGGAGATTGGGAGCCTTTCTCCTTTGACGCCTCCATCTATTCAACTACCTTGCGATATGGGATCATCTCATAATCTGTCCTGAATACTATAAAAACAAGACTTGGAATACAAATCTCATAAATCACAGCCTCAAAATCAAAAGGGATACAAATGATTCCTATGTTTGCACAAACTATAAAtgaaatgtaaaaatataaaaaaatattaattaaacaaaatgaaaaataacacaaaaatcataaacatatgAGATGGAATCCCGGAGAAGATCTAGAGGCAATGCTGGTATTCGGTGGCCAGGTTGAAGTTGAAGTTGGAGAAATAGGTGCCCAACATGACTATGAACATACTAATTAACttgatgaaaatatatatgaaatgatTATTTGAAGTCGGTTTGATTCATGGTGTTTTGTTTTTTCCGCCGGCAGGAATAACTGATGTCTTTAAAAGTGATATAAAAATGCATGGCGTTTTGTTTTGTCTGACAGCTTCAGgaacaaataaaaattgcaTGACGTTTTGTTTTGTTCGTCAGCAGTAATCCAGTAAGTAATCTCTTTAAAGATCATCACATATTCTATGCACAATACTGCTCCCTCCATTCTAAAATAATAGCTAGTCGactattatttttcaaattttctttttatgaatatacactacaaaaaaacaggacaaaaccgaccgccaaaaACGGTCGGTTACAACGGTAAACGGTCGGTTTTAACACTAAAACCGACCGGAGAAGCTGGTCGGTTGTAACCTGGTCGGTTATCAGCTATTGGTCGGGTTTAAAGACGAAAACCGACCGAAATGTCGGTCGGTTTTGCTTATTTAAGAAAGTCGCTACCTGGGCCCTGCAGCAATGCCATCTGGAGCCACGTGGACGCCACAGCCACGTGTAAACTAAAACCGACCGGAGTCGGTCGGTTTAAATGTTTGACCAAAATATGGTCAATCGATATAAGAATAATATAACCGACCGGATGTGGTCGGTTATAATCTGTTGACCAAAAAAGTCAAATTTGTTGGGGGAACTAAAACCGACCGGCTGTAATCTACCACAAATTAACTACAACTACTACAATCACAATCAAAATTACAATGGCAGTCACAAtcaactacaacaacaacaccGTCACAATCGATGGAGTCTCCTATGGCATTCTCGACATCCCCGATGAAATTTGGGTGGAAATGGATTGGGATTATAGAATCCCAATCATGTTCATGCAAATGGATCAGTATCTCGAACAGGAGCGGTTAGAGGAAGAAAGGCGTGCAGCGCTACGCAAGCAAGAGTGGTTGATTCGCTTCGCGGGGATGATGACCGCGAAGTTGAAGCAACAAAAGAAGGACGAGGACAAGGAGGACAAGTCGGGCAAAGGCAAAGGCAAGGCGGGCCCTTCGGGGATTTGAAGTtgttacagttgttttcaagtgttttattatgaattttatttaagtatttataaatatatatgtttatgggtgttcttataaattatgaatatgaatgaaatgattatatattttgcttcAAAAACGGACTCCTTCTTCATTATCATGCATTCATGCTTACAAACTCGACTAAAAATCGAATTCAAAGAACATTCACAATTAAAGAgaaactaaaaatcaaaatcaaactcaaattcaaaatcaaactcaaattcaaaatcatatacataaagaaacatatatatacatacatacaaaaacacatatatacatacacaaaatgCTAAAGAGAAACTGAGGGAGAGATCGATATACCTTTAAATTGAGATTGAACCCTAATTGAGATTGATATCCAAAATCCAATCGAGACCGAACGGAGTTTAAAATCCATATTCTTCATGTGCATTTTATTGGCGGAGAGGGAGAGATTAGTTGgcagagagacagagagaggggAGTAGAGAGAGATTTTTGGGAagagaagaggaagaaaataAGTTGGGGAAAAAGAAAGATAGACTAGTGGGGGAGAatcatattaatcaaaattacgAGTTAAAACCGACCGGTGCCGGTCGGTTATGATATTTATACAAAAACGGCGTCGTAACCCCTTCCCTGACGAGTTTATGTTATCCATTTtccacataaataaaaaaaattatatgaatatattaggataaaaccgaccgctggcggtcggttttggtTTTCGCGATCACACGTCGTCGTTTaaactcataatttatttaaaaatcaattaaattcttTAAAAACACATAACCGACCGAGGCTGTGGTCGGTTAAGCGTTGTACACGTCAGCCGTAAAACCGACCACTGTTGTTCCGGTCGGTTATAAAATGCCTGGCCTTGCCAGCAAGGCAAAACGACGTCGCTCTGCGACGTAACCGACCGATTTAgtccggtcggttttaagtcgACACTTTTTTTTGGCGGTCGGTTTTAgccggtcggttttgtcctgtttttttgTAGTGATAATATGGATATTATGTCCATATTCTATGCACATATTATTGTTTTTGTAATTAATGAGGTCTATatctttaacatttttttaatattacaagtaaattttcataaaccaacttaatataattaatgaacaaatgattataaatttaatctCATATAATGTACTATACCCTCTATCTTCTATCGTTAGTCTGTTTACCATTTTCCCatatttttaagagttttgactGCACActtataaatatgtttttaaaatttttctttttatgaataaatatatgacataatatatttattcacaaaatgataattttaaaaaaaaataataaatttgatcaTGCGGACAAAACTCTTAAAacacgtgcaaaaaagtcaagagaTTAACATATTCTAACAAACCCTGACATTTTTTCACGtatttttaagagttttgaccccatatttgtaaatattgtttttaaaaatttatttttgtgaataaaaatatgatactaatatttttattctcaaaaaaaatatttataagtgtACGGTCAAATCTCTTGAAAATATGTGAGAAAAAAGTCAAGCAACTATTATATAGAGGACGAGGAGTACTTCAttcctaaaataaattattacaatataataaaattcacaaaaaaaatatgttcCCAAAGGTATATAGCAGCTAACTGTCTGAAACTTAACAGTGTCCATTGATACTCTTaaggttttgatgataacactaacagcaagctaataacatgaaactgatatgtgtaagcatgctatcaaaggttgtttatgcggactaacagtatttcaggatgttagcatgattatagctgtcagcaagcttacaggatgatttacaagctatcagcaggcttacagcgtgaacagagaaacaatcggataaagatcaaagtctattttcatggagatttaataggaaacgactttgtaaggattctaatatttgtatatatcttatataaatattagagctcggttttataaagagtttttcattccaaaaacgttttcctaacaaataggagattttatctcaaaagaatcttatctttaacaaactcctattttgtttcaaacgggttttattttaaatactttactgagatgatttcaaacgtgatttatcttttactcagtaaacttatgtcatccaaacgttcattattcaaatcaaatttaaacgtgaggttgttaccaagatcgttggaaatttgttggattatgaccgttggtatgatgtatataaatttgtgtgtgctttcatttttCGGTAGAGAaaaaggagaacacaccaagctttctgaaatacaactctttacattgctaaatcttttattgagctctagtgcttatattcgtatatatatctatattgaaagttcatagtttcggttgtattacacttattcattgtattgttcaaggtgtaatgttttgttgctgtgtatccagcttgtgaaacaagggaacaagggaactagttagctagaagagtatacttgggaagtataggtcttggtaggcttttggttcgtggttcaggggtttcagcaggctgataacaggaacaagggagaaatggagttatattattgaatcttgtaatcgttgatatttcttgattaataatataatctcttaccagttggtaggggaccaggacgtagaccattagggttaggggtcgaacctggctaaaattcttggtgttgctagcatactgctttacattatctgcattgcatttatcttattagcaggctaactgtttactctgaaaattaacagtttactctgaaaattattcggtaacttataaaaatcgggtatattagccataacacctattcaccccccctttAGGTGtgaaatttcaattggtatcagagctgtttttgtactaatacttctgtaacaggaatagtatcgatcgatatggctgataactttcagggaaagtccgattttagagctcctctcctcacaggttctgacaattacaattggtggaaaggccaaatggaggctcatctgtccagagatcccctaatgcaaagagttgtgcaaagaggtccttatgaatatcttgataaagatggcaaagtcaaggacgttgatgttctcacagcggacgagctatcaaaggttgctgccaatggaaaagcaaggagtacattgatcaatgggctgaatcaagctgaatatgacaaggtctcttctctcaaaacagcaaaggaaatttgggatgcattggaaacgtatcatgaaggctcacaaggtctaaagaaggtcaagctcggaaagctcatgaaagaatttggaagcttcgctatcaagaagggagaatccattcgtgaaagTCAAGCAAGATTCCAAGttactcttaacagccttgaaagacttggcaaaaagattcctcaatcggaaatcaacatgaatattctaaatgcagctccgttcgaatatggtgccaaggtcacagcattggagtcagctctcaacattgatactatggatcacctagctatatttgctgagttggaacaatttgaagctaaaattgaagctaacagctcagaaagcagcaagctacctactgagaaaatgaagaatcttgcacttcaCTCTACTGCCAGCAGGCTGGattcagatgaggaaacagaatcagatgaggatctagctcttatgtccaggaaaatcaagagaatgattgaaaagaaaaacaaaatgaagcgagaaaagggcaaagcttttggtgcaaagaaagatccaaaagatgaagcatgtttcgaatgtggcaagaaaggtcatttcaaaagggattgctacaagctgaaaaacaagtctaagccgcctaaacagcaagctgattacaagaacaaaaagaaatcaaaggcacttctcacatggagtgatgatgaagaagagtcagcttctgatgtttcaagtgatgagatggttaacttggctcttgttggtctcgatggctcaatagagacaaccgattcagattcagagactaatagtgaggtacattctattaattctgaattacattctattgatataacatcttgtgaactaaccatgcaggataagagttgtctatcaattatggaactcattgatctaaagaatgagaactatgagctcgagaaagaaaatgtacatttgaagaaagtcataggtgatttcttgaatgaaaagagtgccaaggcaagcagtggaatcattgctactctcaaggaacaaatctcacaacttgaagggaacaacatgcaaatccaaagaaggaatgatacactcatgaaggaactcagctcgctgagagcagatcttaaagctaaggatgcaagcttggaggcattcgagttaagcaaaacccaaagcttagccgaaatctctattcaagctgaaaagatcaactcattggagcaagaagtcaaagatcttcagaaagccatgggaaagtttgttcaaggagaagaaagtctcaaatcaatgatgaaacaagctaaaggttctcatgataaaggaggcattggtgcagcttctacatccacatcttcaatgagatatgaagggaaaaatggaattccatacaattatgccttgccttgggtgacttgtcacaagtgtggaaagaagggccatcttgctaataactgtccaatgaagaatacacaatcagcaagctggaaaaggaagtcagctcacagacagtatgctgacaacagaaacagacagaagacagctccaagacagtatgctgataagaccagcagaacatggaagaagagttctaaagtggtccaaatgtggatcaagaaatctgatcttaatgttctatatgttttatcaactaacactgttggacccaacaaaatatgggtaccaaaacgttgagtgttttgtgtttgttttgtaggtttgtctcgtgtctaaagtaaagccaaatcaatggatattggatagttgATGCACttggcacatgagtggagacaaatcacagtttctaagcttgaagatgaataagggtggacgtgtcacaattggtgatagcaaaactcttcctattcttggcaaaggaactataggtaatagtatcatttctattaacaaggtacaatatgttaaaggtcttacttataacttgcttagtataagtcagttatttgatgatggtcatattgttaactttggtaaggatgaatgtactatacttgttggtgctaacaaaattcctctagttgcaaaacgagaaggaaatatatatgttttgaactttgaagaacaggaggcaggtgtttgtttagcagctgtggataataatccagaaatttggcatagaaggcttggacatgctcatatggatcatctcagcaagctgtcagcaaagaagcttgttcgaggactaccaaagcttaagtatgtcaagatggagacatgttctgcttgtcaattgggaaagcaaacaaggactccacataaggcaaagaaaatggtatctacttctaaacctttagagcttcttcacttggatctttttggtcctgaagcttataagagtattggaggtaaacaatatgcctttgttattgttgatgattattctagattcacttgggtattattcttgcgtactaaagattgtgcttttagtgaatttgagaaactaatcaagttgcttgagaacaagctagatacaagacttgtaggtattcgaagtgatcatggtggggaattccaaaaagacttcattacttattgtgaagaaagaggaatcacaCATGAGTTCTCaacacctcgtacacctcagcaaaatggagttgtagagcgtaagaacaggtccttacaagaaacagctaggacattgctgcaggagagcaagctgccaagaagcttttgggcagaagctgtcaacacagcaagctatgttcttaacagagtgcttatcaggccaattctcaacaagactccttatgaattgctaaggaaaaagaagcctaacatcagctatttcaaggtttttggatctaagtgcttcgtactcaaaaccattgatagggatggtaaattcgactctaaatcttatgaagctatatttttgggttattcattaacaagtcgtgcttatagagtgtataatcttgctaaacatactgttgaagagtctattgatgtttcatttcaagagtctactgatgatcttgcaagggatgaggaagaatgtgcaggtacaggtactagcagcaagctgacagtgcaggaaactggaaatcagcaagctgacaagtcaactgccacaacttcagaaggcaataaagctactgaacccactccatctcttgaagaaactttggataagatgtctaagctcacattagatgaatccagaggtcaaactttatcagcaagccaaaatgttgttgatcagactcctcctaggcagactaccaggaatgaagaggtcatagctcaacataatctaccaaaatcaactagaacagtgaagaatcatcctcctcagttgatcattggagataaatcagctggaatcaagacaaggaaagctcaagccaacatctgtgcttatgctgcctttatagctcaagaggaaccaaagaatattcaagaagctttacaagatgaaaattggatcatggcaatgcaagaagaactcaaccaattcgaaagatgtgatgtttgggaacttgtagatccatcagaggatgcttcaattgttggaaccaaatgggtgttcaagaataaagttgatgaatttggtactatcactcggaacaaagctagacttgttgcacaaggatacaatcaacaagaagggattgattttgatcaaacttatgctccggttgcaagattggaatctattaggatgctattgtcatttgcatgctacaagaagttcaagctacatcaaatggacgtcaaaagtgcattctt
Coding sequences:
- the LOC108221642 gene encoding zinc finger A20 and AN1 domain-containing stress-associated protein 4-like is translated as MEASKEKGSQSPEEPILCVNNCGFFGTAETMNMCSKCYKDMILKHNLEKLTATSIVNIVQGGSGSTHREPAVGDSINLQAGDSESKKSTTVAPGDSSSSNQDSEVKVKVGPNRCCSCGKRVGLTGSSCRCGNLYCADHRYPDKHECSFDNRAAGNDAIRKANPVAKKKSLTGSRSQMQWPSPEFSNKEGGLLDILVILP